From a single Pseudophryne corroboree isolate aPseCor3 chromosome 6, aPseCor3.hap2, whole genome shotgun sequence genomic region:
- the LOC134934151 gene encoding olfactory receptor 10A3-like, with amino-acid sequence MPREIRILFQATKNCLYWYEYSYNTKVNVCSVEGSADNLSSGLQEMNGTVITEFFLLGFGNLHNLRILLFSFFLVIHVTALSANVFVIVLVVLNQSLHSPMYFLLSQLSLSEILFTSNIVPTMLWLILAGGGKVSVALCIIQFYLLGVPAMSQCLLLAAMSFDRYVAICRPLHYAIIMTLRCQLQIVTFCWLVSFTLSFVVYIFLRKLQFCGLNVINHFYCDITPVLELSCSDTSSLKMVAFLESISVVLTPLVFIIATYISILHTILRIPSTTGKQKAFSTCSSHLTFVCMYYGVLTSIYIFPPSNNSINANKSLSLLYTLVTPLFNPLIYTLRNRDIRAAMTKYLHVLGQCKAPKRERKKLITF; translated from the coding sequence ATGCCCAGAGAGATACGAATATTGTTTCAGGCTACAAAAAACTGCTTGTACTGGTATGAATATTCTTACAACACGAAGGTGAATGTATGTTCTGTAGAAGGTTCTGCAGATAACCTATCTTCTGGTCTTCAGGAAATGAATGGCACAGTGATCACAGAATTTTTCCTCTTGGGATTCGGGAACCTCCATAACCTCAGGATTTTACTTTTCAGCTTCTTTCTGGTCATTCATGTCACGGCCTTATCAGCAAATGTCTTTGTCATTGTCTTGGTTGTCCTCAACCAGAGCCTCCACTCCCCCATGTACTTCTTGCTCAGCCAGTTGTCCCTGTCGGAAATCCTCTTCACCAGTAACATTGTGCCCACCATGCTGTGGCTGATACTGGCGGGGGGTGGAAAGGTATCAGTTGCCCTATGTATAATCCAATTCTATTTGTTAGGTGTGCCAGCCATGTCCCAGTGTTTGTTGCTGGCAGCCATGTCTTTTGATCGCTATGTGGCCATCTGTAGACCATTACACTATGCCATCATTATGACATTAAGATGCCAACTTCAGATAGTCACCTTCTGCTGGCTGGTGAGCTTCACACTgtcatttgttgtgtacattttcTTACGCAAATTACAATTCTGTGGCCTCAATGTAATTAATCATTTCTACTGTGATATCACTCCAGTGTTAGAACTTTCATGCTCGGATACGTCATCTCTGAAAATGGTCGCTTTTCTAGAGTCTATTTCTGTTGTACTTACTCCATTAGTGTTCATAATTGCCACCTACATCTCCATCCTTCACACCATCCTGAGGATCCCCTCCACCACTGGTAAacagaaagccttctccacctgcagctCCCACCTAACCTTTGTCTGTATGTACTATGGAGTCTTGACATCTATTTATATATTCCCACCAAGCAACAATTCCATTAATGCAAACAAAAGTCTGTCTTTACTGTACACCCTGGTGACCCCATTATTCAACCCTCTCATCTACACCTTGAGAAACCGTGATATCAGAGCAGCCATGACTAAATATCTCCACGTTTTGGGTCAATGTAAAGCACCTAAGAGAGAGCGGAAGAAATTAATAACTTTCTAA